One window from the genome of Lepisosteus oculatus isolate fLepOcu1 chromosome 25, fLepOcu1.hap2, whole genome shotgun sequence encodes:
- the tp73 gene encoding tumor protein p73 isoform X3 produces MLYISDPAQRYSTSQYNLLSSTMDQNLGTRAASTSPYSSEHTSNVPTPSPYSQPNSTFDAMSPAPAIPSNTDYPGPHNFEVTFQQSSTAKSATWTYSPLLKKLYCQIAKTCPIQIKLSSPPPPGSVIRAMPVYKKAEHVTEVVKRCPNHELGRDFNDGQAAPASHLIRVEGNNLSQYVDDAVTGRQSVIVPYESPQVGTEFTTILYNFMCNSSCVGGMNRRPILIIITLETRDGQVLGRRSFEGRICACPGRDRKADEDHFREQQAMTENVAKNGNANKRTFKQTPPSIPGPGINTKKRRHGEEEIYYIPVRGRENFEILMKIKDSLELVELVPQQLVDSYRQQQQQLLQRQSHISSPSSYGSVLPNMNKVHGGISKLPSVNQLVGQQSQQSPNTVPNMGPMGSSMLNSHHMQTNGDINGGHSTQTMVSAPHCTPPPPYNPDPSLVSFLTSLGCQNCIEYFTSQGLQSMYHLQSLSMEDLGALKIPEQFRLVIWRGLQEMKQGHDYGQQLIRSSSNTSTMAIGPSGELQRQRVMEAVHFRVRHTITIPNRAGPAAAEDWADFGFDMPDCKARKHSIKEEFTDSDIN; encoded by the exons tcccagtacaatctcctcagcagcACTATGGATCAGAATCTCGGCACCCGAGCAGCCTCCACCAGCCCCTACAGCTCAGAGCACACCTCGAATGTCCCGACGCCTTCGCCCTACTCCCAGCCCAACTCCACCTTCGACGCCAtgtctcctgctcctgccaTCCCGTCCAACACCGACTACCCCGGGCCGCACAACTTCGAAGTCACCTTCCAGCAGTCCAGCACAGCCAAATCTGCCACATGGACG TACTCACCCTTGCTAAAGAAGCTGTACTGTCAGATCGCCAAGACATGCCCTATTCAAATCAAGCTCTCCTCACCCCCTCCACCCGGCAGTGTCATTCGGGCAATGCCAGTCTATAAAAAGGCTGAGCACGTCACAGAAGTGGTGAAGCGCTGTCCCAACCACGAACTGGGAAGAGACTTCAATGATG GTCAGGCTGCACCAGCAAGTCATCTCATTCGGGTAGAAGGAAACAACCTGTCCCAGTATGTCGATGACGCAGTCACAGGCAGGCAGAGTGTCATTGTGCCATATGAATCCCCACAG GTTGGAACTGAGTTCACAACGATTCTGTACAACTTCATGTGCAACAGCAGCTGTGTGGGAGGAATGAACAGGAGACCCATTCTGATCATCATAACTCTGGAGACACGAGA TGGTCAGGTCCTGGGCCGACGGTCGTTCGAGGGGCGGATCTGCGCCTGCCCGGGGCGGGACAGGAAAGCAGATGAGGATCACTTCCGGGAGCAGCAAGCCATGACTGAAAATGTGGCAAAAAACGGCAACGCCAACAAGCGCA CTTTCAAACAGACTCCTCCAAGCATTCCAGGACCAGGGATTAATaccaaaaagcgtcgacatggGGAAGAAGAGATTTACTATATTCCT GTACGCGGAAGGGAGAACTTTGAGATCCTGATGAAGATTAAAGATAGTCTGGAGTTAGTGGAACTGGTCCCTCAGCAGCTGGTCGATTCCTAcaggcagcagcagcaacagctaCTACAGAGACA AAGTCACATCTCCTCGCCCTCCTCCTACGGCTCTGTGCTGCCCAACATGAATAAGGTCCACGGAGGAATCAGCAAGCTGCCATCAGTGAACCAGCTGGTGGGCCAGCAGTCTCAGCAGAGCCCCAACACAGTCCCCAACATGGGGCCCATGG GTTCCAGCATGCTGAACAGTCACCACATGCAGACGAACGGTGACATTAACGGAGGTCACTCCACGCAGACCATGGTCTCTGCTCCCCACTGCACCCCTCCCCCTCCGTATAACCCTGACCCCAGCCTAGTCAG TTTTTTAACAAGTCTTGGATGCCAAAACTGCATTGAGTACTTCACATCCCAGGGCTTACAGAGTATGTACCACCTGCAGAGCCTGTCCATGGAG GACCTGGGGGCCCTGAAGATCCCGGAGCAGTTCCGGCTGGTGATCTGGCGCGGCCTGCAGGAGATGAAGCAGGGCCACGACTACGGCCAGCAGCTGATCCGCTCCAGCAGCAACACGTCCACCATGGCCATCGGCCCCTCGGGCGAGCTGCAGCGCCAGCGCGTCATGGAGGCCGTGCACTTCCGCGTGcgccacaccatcaccatcccCAACCGCGCGGGCCCGGCCGCAGCTGAGGACTGGGCCGACTTCGGCTTCGACATGCCCGACTGCAAGGCGCGCAAGCACTCCATCAAGGAGGAGTTCACAGACAGTGACATCAACTGA
- the tp73 gene encoding tumor protein p73 isoform X5 — translation MDQNLGTRAASTSPYSSEHTSNVPTPSPYSQPNSTFDAMSPAPAIPSNTDYPGPHNFEVTFQQSSTAKSATWTYSPLLKKLYCQIAKTCPIQIKLSSPPPPGSVIRAMPVYKKAEHVTEVVKRCPNHELGRDFNDGQAAPASHLIRVEGNNLSQYVDDAVTGRQSVIVPYESPQVGTEFTTILYNFMCNSSCVGGMNRRPILIIITLETRDGQVLGRRSFEGRICACPGRDRKADEDHFREQQAMTENVAKNGNANKRTFKQTPPSIPGPGINTKKRRHGEEEIYYIPVRGRENFEILMKIKDSLELVELVPQQLVDSYRQQQQQLLQRQSHISSPSSYGSVLPNMNKVHGGISKLPSVNQLVGQQSQQSPNTVPNMGPMGSSMLNSHHMQTNGDINGGHSTQTMVSAPHCTPPPPYNPDPSLVSFLTSLGCQNCIEYFTSQGLQSMYHLQSLSMEDLGALKIPEQFRLVIWRGLQEMKQGHDYGQQLIRSSSNTSTMAIGPSGELQRQRVMEAVHFRVRHTITIPNRAGPAAAEDWADFGFDMPDCKARKHSIKEEFTDSDIN, via the exons ATGGATCAGAATCTCGGCACCCGAGCAGCCTCCACCAGCCCCTACAGCTCAGAGCACACCTCGAATGTCCCGACGCCTTCGCCCTACTCCCAGCCCAACTCCACCTTCGACGCCAtgtctcctgctcctgccaTCCCGTCCAACACCGACTACCCCGGGCCGCACAACTTCGAAGTCACCTTCCAGCAGTCCAGCACAGCCAAATCTGCCACATGGACG TACTCACCCTTGCTAAAGAAGCTGTACTGTCAGATCGCCAAGACATGCCCTATTCAAATCAAGCTCTCCTCACCCCCTCCACCCGGCAGTGTCATTCGGGCAATGCCAGTCTATAAAAAGGCTGAGCACGTCACAGAAGTGGTGAAGCGCTGTCCCAACCACGAACTGGGAAGAGACTTCAATGATG GTCAGGCTGCACCAGCAAGTCATCTCATTCGGGTAGAAGGAAACAACCTGTCCCAGTATGTCGATGACGCAGTCACAGGCAGGCAGAGTGTCATTGTGCCATATGAATCCCCACAG GTTGGAACTGAGTTCACAACGATTCTGTACAACTTCATGTGCAACAGCAGCTGTGTGGGAGGAATGAACAGGAGACCCATTCTGATCATCATAACTCTGGAGACACGAGA TGGTCAGGTCCTGGGCCGACGGTCGTTCGAGGGGCGGATCTGCGCCTGCCCGGGGCGGGACAGGAAAGCAGATGAGGATCACTTCCGGGAGCAGCAAGCCATGACTGAAAATGTGGCAAAAAACGGCAACGCCAACAAGCGCA CTTTCAAACAGACTCCTCCAAGCATTCCAGGACCAGGGATTAATaccaaaaagcgtcgacatggGGAAGAAGAGATTTACTATATTCCT GTACGCGGAAGGGAGAACTTTGAGATCCTGATGAAGATTAAAGATAGTCTGGAGTTAGTGGAACTGGTCCCTCAGCAGCTGGTCGATTCCTAcaggcagcagcagcaacagctaCTACAGAGACA AAGTCACATCTCCTCGCCCTCCTCCTACGGCTCTGTGCTGCCCAACATGAATAAGGTCCACGGAGGAATCAGCAAGCTGCCATCAGTGAACCAGCTGGTGGGCCAGCAGTCTCAGCAGAGCCCCAACACAGTCCCCAACATGGGGCCCATGG GTTCCAGCATGCTGAACAGTCACCACATGCAGACGAACGGTGACATTAACGGAGGTCACTCCACGCAGACCATGGTCTCTGCTCCCCACTGCACCCCTCCCCCTCCGTATAACCCTGACCCCAGCCTAGTCAG TTTTTTAACAAGTCTTGGATGCCAAAACTGCATTGAGTACTTCACATCCCAGGGCTTACAGAGTATGTACCACCTGCAGAGCCTGTCCATGGAG GACCTGGGGGCCCTGAAGATCCCGGAGCAGTTCCGGCTGGTGATCTGGCGCGGCCTGCAGGAGATGAAGCAGGGCCACGACTACGGCCAGCAGCTGATCCGCTCCAGCAGCAACACGTCCACCATGGCCATCGGCCCCTCGGGCGAGCTGCAGCGCCAGCGCGTCATGGAGGCCGTGCACTTCCGCGTGcgccacaccatcaccatcccCAACCGCGCGGGCCCGGCCGCAGCTGAGGACTGGGCCGACTTCGGCTTCGACATGCCCGACTGCAAGGCGCGCAAGCACTCCATCAAGGAGGAGTTCACAGACAGTGACATCAACTGA
- the tp73 gene encoding tumor protein p73 isoform X4: MYYVKKKSQYNLLSSTMDQNLGTRAASTSPYSSEHTSNVPTPSPYSQPNSTFDAMSPAPAIPSNTDYPGPHNFEVTFQQSSTAKSATWTYSPLLKKLYCQIAKTCPIQIKLSSPPPPGSVIRAMPVYKKAEHVTEVVKRCPNHELGRDFNDGQAAPASHLIRVEGNNLSQYVDDAVTGRQSVIVPYESPQVGTEFTTILYNFMCNSSCVGGMNRRPILIIITLETRDGQVLGRRSFEGRICACPGRDRKADEDHFREQQAMTENVAKNGNANKRTFKQTPPSIPGPGINTKKRRHGEEEIYYIPVRGRENFEILMKIKDSLELVELVPQQLVDSYRQQQQQLLQRQSHISSPSSYGSVLPNMNKVHGGISKLPSVNQLVGQQSQQSPNTVPNMGPMGSSMLNSHHMQTNGDINGGHSTQTMVSAPHCTPPPPYNPDPSLVSFLTSLGCQNCIEYFTSQGLQSMYHLQSLSMEDLGALKIPEQFRLVIWRGLQEMKQGHDYGQQLIRSSSNTSTMAIGPSGELQRQRVMEAVHFRVRHTITIPNRAGPAAAEDWADFGFDMPDCKARKHSIKEEFTDSDIN; encoded by the exons ATGTATTACGTGAAGAAGAAG tcccagtacaatctcctcagcagcACTATGGATCAGAATCTCGGCACCCGAGCAGCCTCCACCAGCCCCTACAGCTCAGAGCACACCTCGAATGTCCCGACGCCTTCGCCCTACTCCCAGCCCAACTCCACCTTCGACGCCAtgtctcctgctcctgccaTCCCGTCCAACACCGACTACCCCGGGCCGCACAACTTCGAAGTCACCTTCCAGCAGTCCAGCACAGCCAAATCTGCCACATGGACG TACTCACCCTTGCTAAAGAAGCTGTACTGTCAGATCGCCAAGACATGCCCTATTCAAATCAAGCTCTCCTCACCCCCTCCACCCGGCAGTGTCATTCGGGCAATGCCAGTCTATAAAAAGGCTGAGCACGTCACAGAAGTGGTGAAGCGCTGTCCCAACCACGAACTGGGAAGAGACTTCAATGATG GTCAGGCTGCACCAGCAAGTCATCTCATTCGGGTAGAAGGAAACAACCTGTCCCAGTATGTCGATGACGCAGTCACAGGCAGGCAGAGTGTCATTGTGCCATATGAATCCCCACAG GTTGGAACTGAGTTCACAACGATTCTGTACAACTTCATGTGCAACAGCAGCTGTGTGGGAGGAATGAACAGGAGACCCATTCTGATCATCATAACTCTGGAGACACGAGA TGGTCAGGTCCTGGGCCGACGGTCGTTCGAGGGGCGGATCTGCGCCTGCCCGGGGCGGGACAGGAAAGCAGATGAGGATCACTTCCGGGAGCAGCAAGCCATGACTGAAAATGTGGCAAAAAACGGCAACGCCAACAAGCGCA CTTTCAAACAGACTCCTCCAAGCATTCCAGGACCAGGGATTAATaccaaaaagcgtcgacatggGGAAGAAGAGATTTACTATATTCCT GTACGCGGAAGGGAGAACTTTGAGATCCTGATGAAGATTAAAGATAGTCTGGAGTTAGTGGAACTGGTCCCTCAGCAGCTGGTCGATTCCTAcaggcagcagcagcaacagctaCTACAGAGACA AAGTCACATCTCCTCGCCCTCCTCCTACGGCTCTGTGCTGCCCAACATGAATAAGGTCCACGGAGGAATCAGCAAGCTGCCATCAGTGAACCAGCTGGTGGGCCAGCAGTCTCAGCAGAGCCCCAACACAGTCCCCAACATGGGGCCCATGG GTTCCAGCATGCTGAACAGTCACCACATGCAGACGAACGGTGACATTAACGGAGGTCACTCCACGCAGACCATGGTCTCTGCTCCCCACTGCACCCCTCCCCCTCCGTATAACCCTGACCCCAGCCTAGTCAG TTTTTTAACAAGTCTTGGATGCCAAAACTGCATTGAGTACTTCACATCCCAGGGCTTACAGAGTATGTACCACCTGCAGAGCCTGTCCATGGAG GACCTGGGGGCCCTGAAGATCCCGGAGCAGTTCCGGCTGGTGATCTGGCGCGGCCTGCAGGAGATGAAGCAGGGCCACGACTACGGCCAGCAGCTGATCCGCTCCAGCAGCAACACGTCCACCATGGCCATCGGCCCCTCGGGCGAGCTGCAGCGCCAGCGCGTCATGGAGGCCGTGCACTTCCGCGTGcgccacaccatcaccatcccCAACCGCGCGGGCCCGGCCGCAGCTGAGGACTGGGCCGACTTCGGCTTCGACATGCCCGACTGCAAGGCGCGCAAGCACTCCATCAAGGAGGAGTTCACAGACAGTGACATCAACTGA